The Halomicrobium salinisoli genome contains a region encoding:
- a CDS encoding helix-turn-helix transcriptional regulator, with the protein MVPNRDDRPNDGRPPPGSPVLEAILENERNRRYLGERLEAAGDRVDTDLLGDIVRHGPVLEALLTEPLDRREIEDRLDISRATSHRYVQWLDEQGLVEKVNGRFQLTWRGTVIAEEILRFEANVRAAQRLTPLLDAICDDHRDFVLEPFVDSTITTAEPDDPYRPVERFVALVRDSETLRGFNTTHMAPLALKEFHRQLFEDSDTELIYVPSTAERLFETCPERARTAIEDGHLVLRTRDELPYGLAIFDDRVGIGGYDEATGLMQVFVDTDAPIAREWAERVYASVREDSEPLEERSNLMH; encoded by the coding sequence ATGGTACCCAACCGAGACGATCGACCGAATGATGGCCGTCCGCCACCCGGATCCCCGGTTCTGGAGGCGATCCTGGAGAACGAACGGAACCGCCGCTATCTCGGTGAGCGTCTGGAGGCCGCAGGTGACCGCGTCGACACGGACCTCCTCGGCGACATCGTCCGGCACGGCCCCGTCCTCGAAGCGCTCCTGACGGAACCGCTCGACCGCAGAGAGATCGAAGACCGACTCGACATCTCACGGGCGACGAGCCACCGCTACGTACAGTGGCTCGACGAGCAGGGACTCGTCGAGAAAGTGAACGGGAGATTTCAATTGACCTGGCGCGGCACTGTCATCGCAGAGGAGATACTCCGGTTCGAGGCGAACGTCCGTGCCGCGCAGAGACTCACGCCCCTCCTCGATGCAATCTGTGACGATCACCGGGACTTCGTCCTGGAACCGTTCGTGGACTCGACGATCACCACCGCAGAGCCGGACGACCCGTACCGGCCCGTCGAGCGGTTCGTGGCACTCGTCCGGGATTCGGAGACGCTCCGGGGGTTCAACACGACGCACATGGCGCCGCTCGCCCTGAAGGAGTTCCACCGACAGCTGTTCGAGGACAGCGACACGGAACTCATCTACGTACCCAGTACCGCCGAGAGGCTCTTCGAGACGTGCCCCGAGCGTGCCAGGACGGCCATCGAGGACGGGCATCTCGTGCTCCGAACGCGCGACGAACTGCCGTACGGGCTCGCTATATTCGACGATCGGGTCGGGATCGGGGGGTACGACGAAGCGACGGGACTGATGCAAGTGTTCGTCGACACTGACGCGCCAATCGCACGAGAGTGGGCCGAACGTGTGTATGCGTCGGTCAGAGAAGATTCAGAACCGCTCGAGGAGCGATCCAACCTGATGCACTGA